A window of Diospyros lotus cultivar Yz01 chromosome 14, ASM1463336v1, whole genome shotgun sequence contains these coding sequences:
- the LOC127790018 gene encoding psbP-like protein 1, chloroplastic, which translates to MASLQHSIHHTWLSNASIQVDFVPQLGMYRHGPLQRGISFLVRAEHTPNAPASSSHQAVCLYCIHDYVFTDRSGRRQLLAMGTALVPWVLLPNQNCPSFAAETKKGFLAVTDNKDGYSFLYPFGWQEVVIEGQDKVFKDVIEPLENVSVNMIPTGKQDIRDLGPPDAVAEALIKKVLAPSSQKTKLVEATEHDVDGKAYYTFEFIAQAPNYTRHALGSICIGNGKFYTLATGANERRWEKMKDKLHTVVDSFKIVNL; encoded by the exons ATGGCGTCCTTGCAACATTCAATTCATCACACGTGGTTGTCAAATGCATCTATTCAG GTGGATTTTGTGCCTCAGCTAGGAATGTATCGGCATGGCCCATTACAAAGAGGCATTTCATTTCTTGTCAGGGCAGAGCATACACCGAATGCCCCAGCTTCTTCATCTCATCAAG CTGTTTGTTTGTATTGCATACATG ATTACGTTTTCACAGATAGATCTGGAAGGCGTCAACTGCTTGCCATGGGGACAGCACTAGTCCCTTGGGTTCTGTTGCCTAATCAGAATTGTCCTTCAT TTGCTGCAGAAACTAAAAAAGGATTCCTGGCAGTGACAGACAATAAGGATGGCTACTCATTTCTCTACCCTTTTGGTTGGCAG GAAGTAGTGATTGAAGGACAAGACAAGGTATTCAAAGATGTGATCGAACCATTGGAAAATGTCAGTGTAAATATGATTCCAACGGGCAAACAGGACATCCGGGATCTTGGGCCTCCAGATGCG GTTGCTGAAGCACTAATTAAAAAAGTTCTAGCTCCCTCTTCCCAGAAGACTAAGCTAGTTGAGGCAACAGAG CATGATGTTGACGGAAAAGCTTATTACACATTCGAGTTTATTGCTCAAGCTCCAAACTACACGCGCCATGCTCTTGGTTCAATCTGCATTGGCAATG GGAAGTTTTACACTCTGGCAACAGGGGCCAACGAGAGGAGGTGGGAGAAGATGAAGGACAAGTTGCACACAGTAGTAGATTCCTTCAAGATTGTTAACCTTTGA